The following are from one region of the Arachis duranensis cultivar V14167 chromosome 10, aradu.V14167.gnm2.J7QH, whole genome shotgun sequence genome:
- the LOC107470770 gene encoding leucine-rich repeat receptor-like serine/threonine-protein kinase SKM1, with amino-acid sequence MPRVMMWFRFLFLLILLNLLNLSHGKETESQQDLELLLSFKASIHDDPLHSLSNWLPTISLCNWNGITCNKNISDVIVVTTLSLAGKNISGEASSSVFHLPNLTSLDLSNNQLTKLLYLDQPPPFLSPIRYLNLSNNNLTGPPPRSLFSASFSLLETLDLSNNMFSGEIPPQIGLFSSLTYLDIGGNLLGGHIPSSITQLKNLQYFTLASNQLVGEIPKDIRAMKNLKWIYFGYNNLSGEIPSAIGELTSLNHLDLVYNNLTGEIPESIGSLTNLEYIFLYQNKFNGPIPRSIFNLKKLVSLDLSDNSLSGEIPELVMNLQRLEILHLFSNNFSGKIPNGLESLPRLQVLQLWSNSLTGEIPSELGKRNNLTVLDLSSNNLTGKVPETLCNSGTLYKLILFSNKLEGRIPRSLSTCKTLRRVRLQNNKLSGNLPEEFTNLTQVYFLDISGNQLSGRIDDRQWSMPSLQMLNLANNFFSGEIPSSFGSKKLEDLDLSENRFAGEIPRGIFGNSEDLVQLKLGNNNLYGTIPEELCSCKKLVALDLSHNNLNGQIPMKLAEMPVLGLLDLSENQFSGEIPQNLGKVESLVQVNVSHNRFHGSLPSTGAFLAINASAVAGNDLCDRESEASNGLPPCKGSQNQTWLFLVLCLLFGLVAIAVAAFLVILVRRRKSMQMRRVENNEDGGTWEMQFFDAKASRTINMEDVVACSREGKVVSKGRNWVSYEGKCMGSENDMRFVVKEITDATTLPLRFWEDTVKFEKKVRHGNIVKLVATCHSGKKGFLVYESVEGESSLAEIVSGLSWQRRWKVAVGIAKALKFLHCECCSTVWDLTDEVLSPEIVLVDGKGVTRLKLSPPGMAPLDVKGFMITSPYVAPEARNNNSGDATEKSEIYGFGVMLIELLTGRATTDIESGNGNVVHQHQSVVEWARYCYSDCHLDTWIDPVIKGGDESTKYHNDIVEAMNLALHCTATDPKARPSAREVLKALEAIHTTNTQLFCST; translated from the exons ATGCCCAGAGTGATGATGTGGTTCAGGTTCTTGTTCTTGCTAATTCTTCTCAACTTGCTGAACTTATCACATGGCAAAGAAACTGAAAGTCAACAAGACCTTGAGCTTCTCTTATCGTTCAAAGCTTCAATCCACGACGATCCACTTCACTCTCTCAGTAACTGGCTCCCAACCATTTCTTTATGCAACTGGAACGGCATCACTTGCAACAAGAACATATCTGATGTCATAGTCGTCACCACCCTTTCCCTCGCCGGTAAAAACATCTCCGGCGAGGCTTCTTCCTCCGTTTTCCACCTTCCAAACCTCACATCACTCGACCTCTCCAACAACCAGCTTACGAAGCTCCTATACTTGGATCAACCTCCTCCATTTCTCTCCCCAATTCGTTACCTCAACCTCAGCAACAACAATCTAACCGGCCCTCCCCCTCGCTCCTTGTTCTCCGCCTCCTTTTCTCTCCTAGAGACTCTTGACCTCTCCAACAACATGTTCTCCGGCGAGATCCCTCCCCAAATTGGCCTCTTCTCATCCCTAACCTACCTTGACATTGGAGGCAACCTTCTCGGCGGACACATTCCGAGTTCCATAACTCAGTTGAAAAATCTACAGTACTTCACCCTCGCTTCGAACCAGTTAGTCGGCGAAATCCCGAAAGACATTCGAGCCATGAAGAATTTGAAGTGGATTTACTTCGGTTACAACAATCTCTCTGGTGAAATTCCCAGTGCCATTGGTGAGTTAACTTCATTGAACCACCTCGATCTTGTGTATAACAACCTCACCGGAGAGATTCCTGAATCCATCGGAAGCTTAACGAATCTCGAGTACATCTTCCTCTACCAGAACAAATTCAACGGTCCGATTCCTCGTTCAATCTTCAACCTCAAGAAGCTTGTATCTCTTGACCTCAGCGATAACTCTCTCTCCGGCGAGATTCCGGAACTCGTGATGAATCTTCAAAGGCTTGAGATTCTTCATTTGTTTTCGAACAATTTCTCAGGGAAGATTCCCAACGGTTTGGAATCTTTGCCGCGGCTTCAGGTGCTTCAGCTGTGGTCAAACTCGTTGACCGGGGAGATTCCGTCGGAACTTGGGAAGCGTAACAACCTAACGGTTTTGGATCTCTCTTCTAACAACCTCACGGGGAAGGTTCCAGAAACTCTGTGCAATTCCGGGACGCTTTACAAGCTCATCCTCTTCTCTAACAAATTAGAAGGCCGAATCCCGAGAAGCTTGAGCACATGCAAAACGCTGCGTAGAGTGCGTCTCCAGAATAACAAGCTCTCTGGGAATTTGCCTGAGGAATTCACCAACCTCACTCAGGTCTACTTCTTGGATATCTCCGGCAACCAACTTTCTGGAAGAATCGATGATAGACAATGGAGCATGCCATCTCTTCAAATGCTTAATCTGGCTAACAATTTCTTCTCCGGCGAGATTCCGAGCTCGTTCGGGAGCAAGAAATTGGAAGATTTAGACTTATCAGAGAATCGATTCGCTGGTGAAATTCCTCGTGGAATCTTCGGGAATTCGGAGGATTTGGTGCAGTTGAAGCTCGGAAACAACAATCTTTATGGTACTATTCCTGAAGAACTCTGTTCATGCAAGAAGCTTGTGGCGTTAGACCTTAGTCATAACAATCTCAACGGTCAAATTCCGATGAAGCTTGCGGAGATGCCAGTTTTAGGGCTTCTTGATTTGTCGGAGAACCAATTCTCCGGCGAGATTCCGCAGAATTTGGGGAAAGTGGAATCTCTTGTTCAGGTTAACGTATCTCACAACCGTTTCCATGGAAGTTTACCTTCCACAGGAGCGTTCCTCGCCATCAACGCTAGTGCAGTCGCAGGGAACGATCTTTGTGACCGCGAAAGTGAAGCTTCTAACGGTTTGCCACCATGCAAGGGTTCTCAGAACCAGACATGGCTGTTCTTAGTGCTATGTTTACTCTTTGGATTGGTTGCGATTGCCGTTGCAGCTTTTCTGGTAATTTTGGTGCGAAGAAGGAAAAGCATGCAGATGAGAAGAGTGGAGAATAACGAAGATGGCGGCACGTGGGAGATGCAGTTTTTCGATGCGAAAGCTTCGAGAACGATAAATATGGAAGACGTTGTTGCTTGTTCAAGAGAAGGGAAAGTGGTTTCGAAAGGAAGGAACTGGGTTTCGTACGAAGGAAAATGCATGGGAAGCGAAAACGACATGCGTTTTGTGGTGAAGGAAATCACTGATGCAACGACTCTTCCGCTTAGATTCTGGGAAGATACGGTGAAGTTTGAGAAGAAGGTTCGGCACGGTAACATTGTAAAGCTTGTTGCCACGTGTCACTCAGGGAAGAAGGGGTTCTTGGTTTACGAGAGTGTGGAGGGAGAGAGCAGTCTCGCCGAGATTGTGAGCGGTTTGAGTTGGCAACGGAGGTGGAAGGTTGCGGTGGGGATCGCGAAGGCGCTTAAGTTCTTGCATTGTGAGTGTTGCTCTACGGTCTGGGATCTCACCGACGAGGTGCTGTCGCCGGAGATTGTTTTGGTGGACGGAAAAGGTGTCACTCGCCTTAAGCTCAGCCCTCCTGGCATGGCGCCTTTGGATGTCAAGGGTTTCATGATCACTTCCCCTTACGTTGCACCAG AGGCAAGGAATAATAATAGTGGAGATGCTACAGAGAAGAGTGAAATATATGGATTCGGAGTTATGCTGATTGAATTATTGACTGGAAGAGCCACTACGGACATTGAATCAGGGAATGGAAATGTGGTGCACCAGCATCAGAGCGTTGTAGAGTGGGCCCGATACTGTTACTCTGACTGTCATCTTGACACGTGGATAGATCCCGTGATCAAGGGTGGAGATGAGTCAACCAAATATCATAACGACATCGTTGAGGCCATGAACCTTGCCTTGCACTGCACCGCCACTGATCCTAAGGCCAGACCAAGcgcaagagaagttcttaaggCTCTAGAAGCTATTCACACCACCAACACACAATTATTTTGCTCAACATGa